One window of the Acidimicrobiia bacterium genome contains the following:
- a CDS encoding ResA-like WAxxUGC motif-containing protein: protein MILTDLTTDVRAFESGTGWAIKPEGACKAEICVPLPTDATPSGQVDVTVVARTLGMPIARDDEHGLVALGPETAVTGRALTTASAPELELPDLAGHRFRLSSLRGQKVVLLAWASWUGCRFDLPVWQELRTRLHPRGVEIVTVALDVDVEAARPFIEAAKPEHPSLIDQGHSLDERFGVVNVPNGLWINEDGTIVRPAEPAFPGRNPVLEQLRTVDITTLPPETAAMLAEARKIRTDPEGYLAMLLDWVDHGASSRYALSAEEVVRRSQPRATDEALAAAEFELGEHLHRSGDHAAAIPHWRAAHRLFPANWTYKRQAWELEDPMRQGRTDAYDGSWFEDVQKIGAENYYPPVTP, encoded by the coding sequence GTGATCCTCACCGACCTCACGACCGACGTCCGCGCCTTCGAATCCGGGACGGGGTGGGCGATCAAGCCCGAAGGTGCCTGCAAGGCGGAGATCTGCGTCCCGCTGCCGACCGACGCGACGCCCTCGGGTCAGGTCGACGTGACCGTCGTCGCGCGCACCCTCGGGATGCCGATCGCCCGCGACGATGAGCACGGCCTCGTGGCGCTCGGACCGGAGACCGCCGTCACCGGCCGTGCGCTGACCACGGCGAGCGCGCCCGAGCTCGAGCTGCCCGATCTGGCCGGCCACCGGTTCCGGCTGTCCAGCCTGCGGGGGCAGAAGGTGGTGCTGCTGGCGTGGGCGTCCTGGTGAGGATGCCGCTTCGACCTGCCCGTGTGGCAGGAGCTGCGGACCCGGCTGCATCCGCGCGGCGTCGAGATCGTGACGGTGGCGCTCGACGTCGACGTTGAGGCGGCGCGGCCGTTCATCGAGGCCGCGAAGCCAGAGCATCCGTCGCTCATCGACCAGGGTCACTCGCTCGACGAGCGCTTCGGCGTCGTGAACGTCCCGAACGGGCTCTGGATCAACGAGGACGGCACGATCGTGCGTCCGGCCGAGCCTGCGTTCCCGGGCCGCAACCCGGTGCTCGAGCAGCTGCGAACGGTCGACATCACGACGCTCCCGCCGGAGACCGCGGCGATGCTGGCCGAGGCCCGGAAGATCCGAACCGACCCGGAGGGCTACCTCGCCATGCTCCTGGACTGGGTCGACCACGGCGCCTCGAGCCGCTACGCGCTCAGCGCCGAGGAGGTCGTGCGCCGCTCCCAGCCCCGAGCCACCGACGAGGCCCTGGCGGCGGCGGAGTTCGAGCTCGGCGAGCACCTGCACCGATCGGGTGACCACGCCGCGGCCATCCCGCACTGGCGGGCCGCGCACCGACTGTTCCCGGCCAACTGGACCTACAAGCGCCAGGCCTGGGAGCTCGAGGACCCGATGCGCCAGGGACGGACCGACGCGTACGACGGCTCGTGGTTCGAGGACGTTCAGAAGATCGGCGCTGAGAACTACTACCCGCCGGTCACGCCCTAG
- a CDS encoding LLM class flavin-dependent oxidoreductase, whose protein sequence is MEFGIFIQAYVPQARFDASGANAEHEALLNETDLVRVADQRAWKYCWVVEHHFLTEYSHLSDSASYLGYLAAITDRIHIGSGIFNLNPQVNHPVRIAERAAMLDHLSDGRFELGTGRGAGSREVTGFDIASTDLTKAPWDEVIRELPKMWRSTDYHHDGPTFRVPYPNELMPTRNVLPKPWKKPHPPLWVAAGNPPTYEKAARLGLGVLGFNVAAVRDMEPMVRAYKDHIGEAEPVGDYVNDNVMITNGLVCLEDGQRARQVACEMGISYLQSLVFYYHDTFPKVEGVPVWPEHFPEPTLEDVETRIQEGYLLCGDPDEVLEQVRRYESIGCDQLVFGMPINMSWADAEETLRLFGDHVVPKLDPDPVHRSSRFRDEAAARSPA, encoded by the coding sequence ATGGAGTTCGGGATCTTCATCCAGGCCTACGTCCCGCAGGCGCGGTTCGACGCGAGCGGTGCGAACGCTGAGCACGAGGCGCTCCTCAACGAGACGGACCTCGTGCGGGTCGCGGACCAACGAGCGTGGAAGTACTGCTGGGTGGTGGAGCACCACTTCCTCACCGAGTACTCGCACCTGTCGGACAGTGCCTCGTACCTCGGGTACCTGGCGGCCATCACGGACCGCATCCACATCGGCTCCGGCATCTTCAACCTCAACCCGCAGGTGAACCATCCGGTGCGGATCGCGGAGCGGGCCGCGATGCTCGACCACCTCTCGGACGGTCGCTTCGAGCTCGGGACAGGCCGCGGGGCCGGGAGCCGCGAGGTCACCGGCTTCGACATCGCGAGCACCGACCTCACGAAGGCGCCGTGGGACGAGGTCATCCGCGAGCTCCCGAAGATGTGGCGCAGCACCGACTACCACCACGACGGGCCCACGTTCCGGGTCCCGTATCCGAACGAGCTGATGCCGACCCGAAACGTCTTGCCGAAGCCGTGGAAGAAGCCGCACCCACCGCTGTGGGTCGCCGCCGGCAACCCGCCCACGTACGAGAAGGCGGCCCGCCTCGGGCTGGGGGTGCTCGGGTTCAACGTCGCCGCCGTCCGCGACATGGAGCCGATGGTCCGCGCCTACAAGGACCACATCGGCGAGGCCGAGCCCGTCGGCGACTACGTCAACGACAACGTCATGATCACGAACGGGCTCGTGTGCCTCGAAGACGGCCAACGCGCTCGACAGGTCGCGTGCGAGATGGGCATCAGCTACCTGCAGAGCTTGGTCTTCTACTACCACGACACGTTCCCGAAGGTGGAGGGCGTCCCGGTCTGGCCGGAGCACTTTCCCGAGCCCACCCTCGAGGACGTCGAGACGCGCATCCAAGAGGGGTACCTGCTCTGCGGCGATCCCGACGAGGTCCTCGAGCAGGTCCGCCGCTACGAGAGCATCGGCTGCGACCAGCTCGTGTTCGGCATGCCGATCAACATGTCGTGGGCCGACGCGGAGGAGACGCTCCGGCTGTTCGGCGACCACGTCGTGCCGAAGCTCGACCCCGACCCGGTGCATCGTTCGTCGCGCTTCCGTGACGAGGCCGCGGCCCGGAGCCCGGCGTGA
- a CDS encoding SpoIIE family protein phosphatase codes for MTALTPEPSPRLLVGLDAAGLLEHVDAAVIATTLDGVILYANPYCEVLYGRAPAQLLGQPSGDFADPVPRDVIREIGAAILGGRSWEGDFQVRRADGSVVAVHAMDSPLFSPDGTVVGVVSLAFDVTERSEREEQLSRRFDVAQFLADASTILSSSLDYPESLQRLAEVSVPFLADLCLIDVAEGAAIRRMGAAHADPAKRALVDELRLRYPPDPFGAHPAARVIRGGAAEVRAEMPEDFLQATTRSDDHLRIVQALDFASYMCVPLTARGRTIGALTLVSSGSGRRFGPSDLVLAEDMARRAALALDNVRLLSERTHVARALQDSLLPPSLPDIAGIELAARYEPAGAGNDIGGDFYDVFEVAPDRWAVVIGDVSGKGPEAGAVSGLARHTIRAGVLREDVPSRVLRLLHEALDRDESAGERFCTVCLGMVTVGSRRQRRRPRARVAINLSCGGHPLPVILRRDGQLEVTDCRGTLLGITENVNLVDQQVTLERGDTVVFYTDGVTEAHAPGAPMLGEEGLLEIIRASRGLPPGAIADRIIQAATTRSAGEPRDDMALLLVQLHG; via the coding sequence GTGACCGCCCTCACGCCGGAACCGTCACCGCGGCTACTCGTCGGCCTCGACGCGGCGGGCCTGCTCGAGCACGTCGACGCGGCGGTGATCGCGACCACCCTCGACGGCGTCATCCTCTACGCGAACCCGTACTGCGAGGTGCTCTACGGCCGCGCGCCGGCGCAGCTGCTCGGCCAGCCCTCGGGCGACTTCGCGGATCCCGTGCCGCGCGACGTGATCCGCGAGATCGGCGCCGCGATCCTCGGCGGTCGGAGCTGGGAGGGCGACTTCCAGGTCCGTCGCGCCGACGGCTCCGTCGTCGCCGTCCACGCCATGGACTCCCCGCTCTTCAGCCCCGATGGGACCGTGGTCGGCGTGGTGAGCCTCGCCTTCGATGTGACCGAGCGCAGCGAGCGCGAGGAGCAGCTGAGCCGGCGGTTCGACGTCGCGCAGTTCCTCGCCGACGCCAGCACCATCCTGAGCTCCTCGCTCGACTACCCCGAGAGCCTCCAGCGGCTCGCCGAGGTCTCGGTCCCCTTCCTCGCCGACCTCTGCCTGATCGACGTCGCCGAGGGAGCCGCGATCCGCCGCATGGGCGCCGCCCACGCCGACCCGGCCAAGCGGGCGCTCGTGGACGAGCTCCGGCTCCGGTACCCACCGGACCCCTTCGGCGCCCACCCCGCGGCCCGCGTGATCCGAGGGGGGGCGGCCGAGGTGCGAGCCGAGATGCCCGAGGACTTCCTCCAGGCGACGACGAGGAGCGACGACCACCTCCGCATCGTGCAGGCCCTCGACTTCGCCTCCTACATGTGCGTGCCCCTGACGGCCCGTGGTCGAACGATCGGGGCCCTTACGCTCGTGTCCTCCGGCTCGGGTCGGCGCTTCGGCCCGAGCGACCTCGTGCTCGCCGAGGACATGGCACGGCGCGCCGCCCTCGCGCTCGACAACGTCCGGCTCCTCTCCGAGCGCACCCACGTGGCGCGCGCGCTGCAGGACAGCCTCCTCCCGCCCTCGCTCCCGGACATCGCGGGGATCGAGCTCGCGGCCCGGTACGAACCCGCCGGCGCGGGCAACGACATCGGCGGCGACTTCTACGACGTGTTCGAGGTCGCGCCCGACCGGTGGGCCGTCGTGATCGGAGACGTGAGCGGCAAGGGCCCGGAGGCGGGCGCCGTGTCCGGCCTGGCCCGCCACACCATTCGAGCCGGCGTGCTGCGCGAAGACGTACCGAGCCGGGTGCTCCGCCTCCTCCACGAGGCGCTCGACCGCGACGAGAGCGCGGGTGAGCGGTTCTGCACCGTGTGCCTCGGCATGGTGACGGTGGGATCGCGGCGCCAGCGTCGGCGGCCGCGCGCCCGCGTGGCCATCAACCTGTCGTGCGGCGGACACCCCCTCCCGGTCATCTTGCGCCGAGACGGTCAGCTCGAGGTGACGGACTGTCGAGGGACGCTGCTGGGGATCACCGAGAACGTGAACCTCGTGGACCAGCAGGTCACGCTGGAACGAGGGGACACCGTCGTCTTCTACACCGACGGCGTCACCGAGGCCCACGCCCCGGGCGCACCGATGCTCGGCGAGGAAGGGCTGCTCGAGATCATCCGGGCCAGCCGGGGTCTCCCGCCCGGCGCAATCGCCGATCGCATCATCCAGGCGGCGACGACCCGTTCCGCCGGCGAGCCCCGCGACGACATGGCGCTGCTCCTCGTCCAGCTCCACGGCTGA
- a CDS encoding GNAT family N-acetyltransferase: protein MSEAFPTLGPDALEPIAALCARGLADPPTVDDLGASLFTPGFPVSVRGDPDRGVVASCVRDGAAYLRLLVVSPACRGQGLGTRLLEAAEAELAPAGTVTVGADAPDHLFPGVETTQLEMLCLLERHHYVRGEANYNLLVDLERLPSAPSAAEASVARAAEGGEIDEWITANWPNWRTETLRCLERDRLMVSRDEEGIVAFCCWDGARAGWVGPVGVRPSVIGQGRGRAVLVAALHHLRAEGRDQAEIGWVGPIRPYARTVPSRINRVFFVYRKQRSASPTP, encoded by the coding sequence GTGAGCGAGGCCTTCCCCACCCTCGGTCCGGATGCCCTCGAGCCGATCGCGGCGCTCTGTGCTCGAGGGCTCGCCGACCCGCCGACGGTGGACGACCTCGGCGCCTCGCTCTTCACGCCGGGCTTCCCCGTGTCGGTGCGCGGGGACCCCGACCGAGGCGTCGTGGCGTCGTGCGTGCGGGACGGCGCCGCCTACCTCCGGCTCCTCGTCGTCAGCCCGGCGTGCCGGGGCCAGGGCCTGGGAACCCGGCTGCTGGAGGCCGCGGAGGCCGAGCTCGCCCCGGCGGGCACCGTGACGGTCGGGGCGGACGCGCCCGACCACCTCTTTCCCGGTGTCGAGACCACGCAGCTGGAGATGCTCTGCCTGCTCGAGCGACACCACTACGTGCGAGGCGAAGCCAACTACAACCTGCTCGTCGACCTCGAGCGCCTCCCCTCGGCACCGTCGGCGGCGGAGGCGTCGGTGGCCCGCGCCGCGGAAGGCGGTGAGATCGACGAGTGGATCACCGCGAACTGGCCGAACTGGCGGACCGAGACGCTGCGATGCCTCGAGCGCGACCGGCTCATGGTGTCGCGCGACGAGGAGGGCATCGTCGCGTTCTGCTGTTGGGACGGCGCTCGGGCGGGCTGGGTGGGCCCCGTCGGGGTCCGCCCGTCGGTCATCGGGCAGGGACGTGGCCGGGCCGTGCTCGTCGCCGCGCTCCATCACCTGCGCGCCGAGGGACGCGATCAGGCCGAGATCGGCTGGGTCGGACCGATCCGCCCGTACGCGCGCACCGTGCCGTCGAGGATCAACCGCGTGTTCTTCGTGTACCGCAAGCAGCGGTCGGCGAGCCCGACCCCCTAG
- a CDS encoding C40 family peptidase, with the protein MSRHMRRFGLIALAITSALAVAPGAPPAGADPISDAQAQAQALQSQIEANNQRIDALSQRYDGAQLRLQQAEQAVTDAEAKQAAAQRSLDALRARVRERAGSDYRGAVSGQSLSALDFRDSEQLLIGEKYTSAQAAADQALIAQLGVVKQRLTGDQAAAERAKAQAEAERQQIAGARQSLAAANAAQQQTLSQVQGQLVALVQQEQQRREAAALAAAQSRFGGGGNADPAAFPNVAAPNGAAAQAIAFARAQLGKPYEYAAAGPNSYDCSGLVMAAYASAGVRLPHYSGAQYDMLPHVPFGAMQAGDLLFWGAGGSEHVAIYIGSARILEAGGTGNDVHIGPIWGQPVGAARP; encoded by the coding sequence GTGTCCCGCCACATGCGCCGCTTTGGCCTCATCGCGCTCGCGATCACCAGCGCCCTCGCGGTGGCCCCGGGCGCGCCGCCCGCCGGCGCCGACCCGATCAGCGACGCGCAGGCCCAGGCCCAGGCGCTCCAGAGCCAGATCGAGGCGAACAACCAGCGCATCGACGCGCTGAGCCAGCGGTACGACGGGGCCCAGCTGCGGCTCCAACAGGCCGAGCAGGCCGTCACCGACGCCGAGGCCAAGCAGGCCGCGGCCCAGCGGAGCCTCGACGCGCTGCGAGCCCGGGTCCGGGAGCGGGCGGGCTCGGACTATCGCGGCGCGGTCTCGGGCCAGTCCCTGAGCGCCCTCGACTTCCGCGACTCCGAGCAGCTCCTGATCGGCGAGAAGTACACCAGCGCCCAAGCCGCCGCCGACCAGGCGCTCATCGCCCAGCTCGGCGTCGTGAAGCAGCGGCTCACCGGCGACCAGGCCGCGGCCGAGCGCGCGAAGGCCCAGGCCGAAGCCGAGCGCCAGCAGATCGCCGGTGCCCGGCAGAGCCTCGCCGCGGCCAACGCGGCCCAGCAGCAGACCCTCAGCCAGGTGCAGGGCCAGCTCGTCGCGCTCGTCCAGCAGGAGCAGCAGCGCCGCGAAGCGGCCGCGCTCGCCGCCGCCCAATCCCGGTTCGGCGGGGGCGGCAACGCTGACCCGGCGGCGTTCCCGAACGTGGCCGCACCGAACGGCGCCGCCGCGCAAGCCATCGCCTTCGCTCGGGCCCAGCTCGGCAAGCCCTATGAGTACGCGGCGGCCGGACCGAACTCCTACGACTGCTCGGGTCTGGTGATGGCCGCCTACGCCTCGGCGGGGGTCCGCCTGCCGCACTACTCCGGTGCGCAGTACGACATGCTCCCCCACGTTCCCTTCGGCGCCATGCAGGCCGGCGACCTCCTGTTCTGGGGCGCGGGCGGCAGCGAGCACGTCGCGATCTACATCGGCTCGGCGCGGATCCTCGAGGCCGGCGGGACCGGGAACGACGTGCACATCGGGCCGATCTGGGGTCAGCCCGTCGGCGCCGCGCGCCCCTGA
- a CDS encoding sulfotransferase yields MADALSGERLVELACERTGLDDFGGDTFRLGLDRLVDGLTAEARLNAVGEAMAPEVLLTHLVNRLEITDWHRRHPEIGAADVTPPVVMIGMGRTGTTILHDLLGQDPANRIPRTWEVDRPCPPPERAAADTDPRIAEVQAHIDALDQLHPEFKTMHPTGARLGQECICITGSEFASLIFLSQFSLPSYLRWLTREADLAPAYRWHRRFLQLLQWRDPAERWVVKSGAHLWALPALVAEYPNATMIQTHRDPLRVIASISSLFATVRRTGSSDVTIAAVAHEWTDSILDALDRAVDARQDGTIPPDRVVDLDYVAFVADPLAAVRDLYDRWGVELTPATEGRMGAFLADHGQNQHGAHRYSWADTGLPVDEIRERARRYQEYFDVTPEPVP; encoded by the coding sequence ATGGCTGACGCCCTCAGCGGCGAGCGCCTCGTCGAGCTGGCCTGCGAGCGGACCGGGCTCGACGACTTCGGCGGTGACACGTTCCGGCTCGGCCTGGACCGCCTGGTCGACGGGCTCACCGCGGAGGCCCGCCTCAACGCGGTCGGTGAGGCGATGGCGCCCGAGGTGCTCCTGACCCACCTCGTGAACCGGCTCGAGATCACCGACTGGCACCGGCGTCACCCCGAGATCGGCGCCGCCGACGTCACCCCGCCGGTGGTGATGATCGGGATGGGGCGCACCGGCACGACGATCCTCCACGACCTGCTCGGCCAGGACCCCGCCAACCGGATCCCTCGAACCTGGGAGGTCGACCGGCCGTGCCCGCCGCCGGAGCGGGCCGCGGCGGACACCGACCCCCGGATCGCCGAGGTCCAGGCCCACATCGACGCCCTCGACCAGCTCCATCCCGAGTTCAAGACCATGCACCCCACCGGAGCCCGCCTCGGGCAGGAGTGCATCTGCATCACCGGCAGCGAGTTCGCCAGCCTCATCTTCCTCAGCCAGTTCAGCCTCCCCTCCTACCTGCGGTGGCTGACCCGGGAGGCCGACCTCGCCCCCGCGTACCGCTGGCACCGCCGGTTCCTGCAGCTGCTGCAGTGGCGCGACCCCGCCGAGCGCTGGGTGGTGAAGTCTGGGGCCCACCTGTGGGCGCTCCCCGCGCTGGTCGCCGAGTACCCGAACGCGACGATGATCCAGACCCACCGCGACCCGCTGCGCGTCATCGCGTCGATCTCGTCGCTGTTCGCCACCGTTCGGCGCACCGGGAGCAGCGACGTCACGATCGCCGCCGTGGCCCACGAGTGGACCGACAGCATCCTCGACGCGCTCGACCGCGCCGTCGACGCCCGCCAGGACGGCACGATCCCACCGGACCGGGTCGTGGACCTCGACTACGTCGCCTTCGTCGCCGACCCCCTGGCCGCCGTGCGCGACCTCTACGACCGCTGGGGCGTCGAGCTCACCCCCGCAACCGAGGGTCGCATGGGCGCCTTCCTCGCCGACCACGGCCAGAACCAGCACGGCGCCCATCGCTACTCCTGGGCCGACACCGGTCTGCCGGTCGACGAGATCCGCGAGCGGGCCCGTCGCTACCAGGAGTACTTCGACGTCACCCCCGAGCCGGTGCCGTGA
- a CDS encoding carboxymuconolactone decarboxylase family protein produces MTRIPLVGPDDEHVDPKTRALLQGLAATGADFNVIRALANHPAILDGFMRFSAAAYWGSSIDPPLRELAYLTASTENRCHY; encoded by the coding sequence ATGACGAGGATCCCGCTCGTCGGCCCCGACGACGAGCACGTCGACCCCAAGACGCGCGCGCTGCTCCAGGGCCTGGCCGCAACCGGTGCGGACTTCAACGTCATCCGGGCCCTCGCCAACCACCCCGCGATCCTCGACGGGTTCATGCGCTTCAGCGCCGCGGCCTACTGGGGCTCGTCGATCGACCCGCCCCTCCGGGAGCTCGCGTACCTGACCGCGTCGACCGAGAACCGCTGCCACTACTGA
- a CDS encoding alcohol dehydrogenase catalytic domain-containing protein produces the protein MPPDIMPAAVYVGQGNLEVRPVPVPPIGPDDVLVEVSHCGICGTDLHLVLEQYARPGAVLGHEWAGTVAAVGEHVDGWALGTPVVAGPEPGCGQCRPCRRGRPSVCLRRPAPDYLGFNGAFCRFVRAQASRLLRVPEGLTLRAAALTEPTAIALHAAHLAGVTDADRVLVTGAGPVGLLITAVLRSLGVDDVTVSEPAAVRRRRALEVGATRTLTPEDLPPVPIGRTAEHPFTVAFECSGRPGAAAAALDHLDCAGTLVFVGTGHDWPRVNHNRMIVLELTAIGAYNYDADGWAPALEMLASGRLPVDLLVEPTDIGLDGLLPAMQLLARGERAAKVLVRPGAAS, from the coding sequence ATGCCTCCCGACATCATGCCGGCCGCGGTCTACGTCGGGCAGGGCAACCTGGAGGTCCGCCCCGTCCCGGTGCCGCCGATCGGACCGGACGACGTGCTCGTCGAGGTGTCGCACTGCGGGATCTGCGGCACCGACCTGCACCTCGTCCTCGAGCAGTACGCCCGACCGGGCGCGGTGCTCGGCCACGAGTGGGCGGGCACCGTCGCCGCCGTCGGCGAGCACGTCGACGGCTGGGCGCTCGGGACGCCGGTCGTCGCCGGACCGGAGCCCGGCTGCGGGCAGTGTCGGCCCTGCCGTCGAGGGCGCCCGTCGGTGTGCCTGCGCAGGCCCGCCCCCGACTACCTCGGGTTCAACGGGGCGTTCTGCCGGTTCGTGCGGGCCCAGGCCAGCCGGCTGCTCCGGGTGCCCGAGGGACTCACGCTTCGCGCCGCGGCGCTCACCGAGCCGACCGCGATCGCCCTCCACGCGGCGCACCTCGCCGGCGTGACCGACGCCGACCGGGTGCTCGTGACGGGCGCCGGGCCGGTCGGCCTCCTCATCACCGCGGTGCTCCGGAGCCTGGGCGTGGATGACGTGACGGTCTCCGAGCCCGCCGCGGTGCGGCGCCGGCGCGCGCTCGAGGTCGGCGCCACGCGGACGCTCACCCCGGAGGACCTGCCCCCGGTCCCGATCGGCCGCACCGCGGAGCACCCGTTCACGGTCGCGTTCGAGTGCTCGGGGCGACCCGGCGCGGCGGCGGCGGCCTTGGACCACCTCGACTGCGCCGGCACGCTGGTGTTCGTGGGGACCGGCCACGACTGGCCCCGTGTGAACCACAACCGGATGATCGTGCTCGAGCTCACCGCGATCGGCGCGTACAACTACGACGCCGACGGATGGGCTCCCGCCCTCGAGATGCTGGCGTCCGGCCGCCTGCCCGTCGACCTGCTCGTCGAGCCGACCGACATCGGGCTCGACGGGCTGCTGCCCGCGATGCAGCTCCTGGCCCGCGGCGAGCGCGCGGCCAAGGTGCTCGTCCGGCCGGGAGCGGCGTCGTGA
- a CDS encoding energy-coupling factor transporter transmembrane protein EcfT, whose amino-acid sequence MTVDAGAGPATRRRRRPELIVLRLLPGHSPVHRLWAGTKLLVVVALAVLVSVRPSWTSLVVAAAFVAVGALAARVPAGAVPRLPRWVFVLLGVNALLTLRAGRPPLVHVGTLALSLGGLEDFLLFTGLAVVLLSAALLVGWTTPLGEVAPALATLAAPLRRLRVPVDEWVVAVGLAIRSLPLLVDEIRTLVAVTRLRRPPRRDRTLSRDRVRAAAREIQGVLGTAVVVALRRARDLADAIDARGGVSARAASSFPRRGDIVVLAATVAVVAAAIVV is encoded by the coding sequence ATGACCGTCGACGCGGGCGCCGGTCCCGCCACCCGGCGACGGCGCCGACCGGAGCTGATCGTCCTGCGACTCCTGCCGGGCCACTCGCCCGTGCACCGGCTCTGGGCCGGCACGAAGCTCCTCGTCGTCGTGGCGCTGGCGGTGCTGGTCTCGGTCCGCCCGTCGTGGACGTCCCTCGTGGTCGCGGCGGCCTTCGTGGCCGTCGGGGCGCTCGCAGCGCGCGTGCCCGCGGGCGCCGTCCCTCGCCTCCCGCGGTGGGTCTTCGTGCTGCTCGGCGTCAACGCCCTGCTCACGCTGCGCGCCGGCCGGCCGCCGCTGGTCCACGTGGGCACCCTCGCCCTCAGCCTCGGCGGCCTCGAGGACTTCCTCCTCTTCACCGGGCTCGCCGTCGTGCTCCTCTCGGCGGCGCTGCTCGTCGGCTGGACCACCCCCCTCGGCGAGGTGGCGCCGGCGCTGGCGACGCTGGCGGCGCCGCTCCGACGACTGCGGGTGCCGGTCGACGAGTGGGTGGTCGCCGTCGGGCTCGCCATCCGGTCGCTGCCGCTGCTCGTCGACGAGATCCGGACCCTCGTCGCCGTGACACGGCTTCGCCGGCCGCCCCGCCGGGACCGCACGCTCTCCCGCGACCGCGTCCGCGCCGCCGCCCGTGAGATCCAGGGTGTGCTCGGCACCGCGGTGGTGGTGGCGCTGCGGCGGGCCCGGGACCTCGCCGACGCCATCGACGCTCGGGGCGGGGTGAGCGCCCGGGCCGCGTCCTCCTTCCCCCGCCGAGGCGACATCGTCGTCCTCGCCGCGACGGTCGCCGTGGTCGCCGCCGCCATCGTCGTGTGA